A single genomic interval of Candidatus Binatia bacterium harbors:
- a CDS encoding N-acetylmuramoyl-L-alanine amidase encodes MRFRSIYRVLFLMLLAGASSHAAEPGKAVLSQIRYASTESRTRVTLELSSEVRYATHALKEDLSKGLPPRIYVDLVGSRLGADAKQPILIQDGLLRQVRAAQFSPEVVRVVLDMNSVGSYRTSVLSNPYRLVVDIQGRENGDRVAPVEKKKEAAPGAKTAKPLVPALRKIVIDPGHGGKDPGAIGVGGIAEKDVVLNVARKLALKLKREMGVEVVLTRNDDSFVDLKDRTAIANAEQADLFISLHVNASPNPDARGLETYYLDNTTDEAANRLAARENAVARTSVTDIQFILSDMIQNLKLEDSITLANRLHASVVSQVGRRYGEVRDLGVKKALFYVLVGARMPSVLVEMFFVTHKTEGRALTKEAYQDALADALFEGIKKYQESAQVVKNL; translated from the coding sequence ATGCGCTTTCGCAGTATTTATCGGGTGCTTTTCTTGATGCTACTGGCCGGCGCGTCGAGCCATGCGGCCGAGCCGGGAAAGGCCGTTCTATCCCAGATCCGCTACGCCTCGACGGAAAGCCGTACCCGGGTGACGCTGGAGCTGTCGTCGGAAGTTCGTTACGCGACGCACGCGCTTAAAGAGGATCTGTCCAAGGGGCTTCCGCCGCGCATCTACGTCGATCTCGTGGGCTCTCGGCTCGGCGCGGACGCCAAGCAGCCGATTTTGATTCAGGACGGATTGTTGCGCCAGGTGCGCGCCGCGCAGTTCAGCCCCGAGGTGGTGCGCGTGGTGCTGGACATGAACAGCGTGGGGAGTTACCGGACCTCGGTGTTATCCAATCCTTATCGTCTGGTCGTCGATATCCAGGGACGGGAGAACGGCGACAGAGTCGCTCCGGTGGAGAAAAAGAAAGAAGCGGCTCCGGGAGCAAAAACCGCCAAGCCTCTCGTCCCCGCGCTCCGCAAGATCGTCATCGATCCGGGTCATGGCGGCAAAGATCCCGGCGCGATCGGAGTCGGCGGGATCGCGGAGAAGGATGTCGTTTTAAACGTCGCCAGGAAGCTGGCGCTCAAACTGAAACGAGAAATGGGCGTGGAGGTCGTTCTCACGCGGAACGACGATTCTTTCGTCGATCTAAAAGACCGCACGGCGATCGCCAATGCGGAACAGGCCGATCTTTTCATCTCGCTCCACGTGAACGCGAGCCCGAATCCGGACGCAAGAGGTCTGGAAACGTACTATCTGGACAATACTACGGACGAAGCCGCCAACCGGCTCGCGGCGCGTGAAAACGCCGTCGCGCGCACCAGCGTCACCGACATTCAGTTCATCCTGAGCGACATGATCCAGAACTTGAAGCTCGAGGATTCGATCACGCTGGCCAACCGTCTGCACGCCTCCGTTGTCTCGCAGGTAGGCCGGCGCTATGGTGAAGTGCGCGACCTCGGCGTCAAAAAAGCTTTGTTCTACGTTCTGGTCGGCGCGCGCATGCCCAGCGTCCTGGTCGAAATGTTTTTTGTCACGCACAAGACCGAGGGCCGAGCGCTGACCAAAGAGGCCTACCAGGACGCGCTCGCCGACGCATTGTTCGAGGGGATCAAGAAATATCAGGAGAGCGCGCAGGTGGTGAAGAATCTTTAG
- the mutS gene encoding DNA mismatch repair protein MutS gives MEASKLTPMIRQYLQIKERYRDAILFFRLGDFYEMFFEDAEKASKILDIALTSRNRSDDGGVPLCGVPYHAMTPYVGKLLDAGYKVAICEQVEDPKIAKGIVQREVVRVVTPGTVTEGDALDAGDNSFLAAVACGKKVYGLAVTDVTTGEFRFTQVADYASLKDEIGRVRPRELILTDAGESIAAELSRDFPGLHLSPVSPLWFSANAEERLKAVKLWSGQIDGEWEQGIHAAAAVVAFLEENSPAVVKGLRPLRPYSASRYLMLDEITRHNLELLSDFQGSKKNSLLGILDRTETPMGARRLRQWVLYPLLDERAIRARQEGVGELVEDYAARQELKDLLKGVQDLDRLAGRIVAGSAQPRDLIAVKDTLRAVAPIKAAVQRRSAGMFDSLAGELLDLPEAIALLERAIVDDPPATLKAGETIRPGYNAELDELRSLRKDAKQWVARFESSEKKRTGINSLKVRYNRVFGYYIEVTRSHLGAVPADYVRKQTLANGERYITSELKEYEAKILNSEEEIQKIELALFSEVRETIATYYDPMKRTADALATLDVLLALAESAHSNHFVRPQVDSGLCISIREGRHPVVEAVLGRGAFVANDCALDPESQQIIVLTGPNMAGKSTYMRQVALIVVLAQMGSFVPAAEARVGLVDRIFTRIGAADYLARGESTFMVEMKETAHIMRHATARSLILLDEVGRGTSTFDGISIAWSVAESLHDSPHRPRTLFATHYHELTDLALTNERVKNFNFAVKEWKGDVIFLRSLVEGAASRSYGIHVARLAGLPETVVERAKEILKNLAGGELDERGRPRLARGTRKEEPAQMALFGSAESRLGDELKKIDVSTLTPLEALNVLHDLVEQVKKENR, from the coding sequence ATGGAAGCCTCCAAGCTCACGCCTATGATCCGGCAGTACCTCCAGATCAAGGAGAGGTACCGCGACGCGATCCTGTTTTTTCGCCTGGGCGATTTTTACGAGATGTTCTTCGAAGACGCGGAGAAGGCTTCGAAGATTCTCGACATCGCGCTCACGTCGCGCAACCGCAGCGACGACGGCGGGGTCCCGCTCTGCGGCGTTCCTTATCACGCCATGACGCCGTACGTCGGCAAGCTCCTCGACGCCGGCTACAAAGTCGCCATCTGCGAGCAGGTAGAGGATCCGAAAATCGCCAAGGGCATCGTGCAGCGCGAGGTTGTGCGCGTGGTCACGCCGGGAACCGTCACCGAAGGCGACGCGCTGGACGCCGGCGACAACAGCTTCCTTGCGGCCGTCGCGTGCGGCAAGAAAGTCTACGGTCTCGCCGTAACCGACGTGACCACCGGCGAGTTTCGCTTCACCCAAGTCGCGGACTACGCGTCCTTGAAAGATGAAATCGGACGGGTGCGTCCGCGCGAGTTGATTCTCACCGACGCCGGCGAATCCATCGCTGCAGAATTGTCGCGCGATTTTCCGGGGCTTCATCTGAGTCCGGTCTCCCCGCTCTGGTTTTCCGCCAACGCCGAGGAGCGCCTGAAGGCGGTTAAGCTCTGGTCCGGTCAGATCGACGGGGAGTGGGAGCAGGGGATTCACGCGGCTGCAGCGGTCGTCGCATTTTTGGAGGAAAACTCCCCGGCGGTCGTGAAGGGGCTGCGCCCATTGCGGCCTTATTCGGCCTCGCGCTATCTGATGCTCGATGAGATCACCCGTCATAACCTCGAGCTGCTCTCGGACTTCCAGGGAAGCAAGAAAAATTCCCTGCTGGGGATTCTCGATCGGACGGAGACTCCGATGGGAGCGCGCCGGCTGCGGCAGTGGGTTTTGTACCCCTTGCTCGATGAGCGAGCCATTCGCGCCCGCCAGGAAGGCGTCGGGGAGCTGGTGGAGGATTACGCCGCGCGCCAGGAGCTAAAAGATTTGTTGAAGGGAGTTCAGGATCTCGACCGGCTGGCCGGAAGAATCGTCGCGGGCAGCGCGCAGCCGCGGGACTTAATTGCGGTCAAGGACACGTTGCGCGCCGTTGCTCCGATCAAGGCCGCGGTCCAACGTCGCTCGGCGGGGATGTTCGACTCATTGGCGGGTGAATTGCTCGACCTGCCGGAGGCGATCGCGCTCCTCGAGCGGGCCATCGTCGATGATCCGCCGGCGACGCTCAAGGCCGGCGAAACGATTCGCCCCGGATATAACGCCGAATTGGACGAGCTGCGCTCGCTGCGCAAGGACGCCAAGCAGTGGGTCGCGCGCTTCGAGAGCAGCGAGAAGAAGCGCACCGGAATAAACTCTCTCAAAGTCAGGTACAATCGGGTCTTCGGCTATTACATCGAGGTGACCCGCTCCCATCTCGGCGCCGTGCCGGCGGACTACGTCCGCAAGCAGACCTTGGCGAACGGCGAGCGCTACATCACTTCGGAGCTGAAGGAATATGAAGCCAAAATTCTAAATTCGGAAGAGGAGATTCAAAAGATCGAGCTGGCTCTCTTTAGCGAGGTGCGGGAGACCATCGCGACTTATTATGACCCGATGAAGCGGACCGCCGACGCGCTCGCGACACTCGACGTGCTGCTTGCGCTCGCCGAGTCGGCGCATTCCAACCATTTCGTCCGGCCCCAGGTGGACAGCGGCCTTTGCATTTCGATTCGCGAGGGGCGCCACCCGGTCGTCGAGGCCGTGCTCGGCCGCGGCGCCTTCGTGGCCAACGATTGCGCGCTCGATCCCGAGTCGCAGCAAATCATCGTCCTCACCGGGCCGAACATGGCCGGTAAATCGACTTACATGCGCCAGGTCGCGCTGATCGTCGTCCTGGCGCAGATGGGAAGCTTCGTGCCGGCGGCCGAGGCCCGCGTCGGCCTTGTCGACCGCATCTTCACGCGCATCGGCGCGGCGGATTATCTAGCGCGCGGCGAATCGACCTTCATGGTCGAGATGAAAGAGACGGCGCACATCATGCGCCACGCGACGGCGCGAAGCCTGATTCTTCTCGACGAGGTCGGACGCGGCACCAGCACCTTCGACGGCATCTCGATCGCCTGGTCCGTCGCGGAGTCGCTTCACGACTCGCCGCACCGGCCGCGCACTCTGTTCGCGACGCATTATCACGAGCTGACCGACCTGGCGCTGACGAACGAGCGGGTGAAGAATTTCAACTTCGCGGTGAAAGAGTGGAAGGGGGATGTCATTTTTCTCCGCAGCTTGGTCGAAGGCGCGGCCAGCCGCAGCTACGGAATTCACGTCGCCAGGTTGGCGGGACTTCCGGAAACGGTGGTCGAGCGCGCCAAGGAGATACTGAAAAATTTAGCCGGCGGCGAGCTGGACGAAAGGGGCCGCCCGAGGCTCGCGCGCGGAACGCGGAAGGAAGAACCGGCGCAGATGGCCTTGTTCGGCTCTGCGGAAAGCAGGCTCGGCGACGAGCTTAAGAAAATCGACGTTTCGACCTTGACGCCGCTCGAAGCGTTGAATGTTTTGCACGACCTCGTCGAACAGGTGAAAAAGGAGAATCGATAA
- a CDS encoding MerR family transcriptional regulator → MDAFDSKTVSRIVGVSLRQIQYWDEQGFIQPSVKTAGGRGTKRLYSFSDLVQLKVVKDLGEHGLSLQKIRRCLRHLKESFPGEAQPLQSLRYLTDGDKLFVLTSDRKKILEAMDRRFVFSLGIGNLVRELDGEVRRITRGEIAARERRGEGKQTAA, encoded by the coding sequence ATGGACGCTTTCGACAGCAAGACGGTGAGCCGGATCGTCGGCGTGAGCCTTCGGCAGATCCAATACTGGGACGAGCAGGGGTTCATCCAGCCGTCGGTGAAGACGGCGGGCGGGCGGGGGACGAAGCGGCTCTATTCGTTCTCCGACCTGGTGCAGCTCAAGGTCGTCAAAGACCTGGGCGAGCATGGGCTTAGCCTGCAAAAAATCCGCCGCTGTCTGCGCCACCTCAAAGAATCATTTCCCGGTGAGGCACAGCCGCTCCAGTCGCTCCGCTACCTTACCGACGGCGACAAGCTGTTCGTGCTCACCAGCGATCGGAAAAAGATCCTCGAAGCGATGGACCGTCGGTTCGTCTTTTCCCTCGGCATCGGCAATCTCGTGCGTGAGCTGGACGGCGAAGTTCGCCGTATAACCCGCGGTGAAATTGCCGCGCGCGAGCGCAGGGGCGAAGGGAAGCAAACGGCGGCGTAG
- a CDS encoding cupin domain-containing protein, producing MAEQKSQWRDDGVRIVRSHQLDTNTPQTPGMTRAAAINRAMAGANKLWAGSVEIHPNAKTAPHHHGALETVIYIISGRARMRWGEKLEFVADAGAGDFIFVPPFVPHQEINALTDEPLMCVVVRSDQEPVVVNLDIAAVEKPEEVYWIDPGHSKP from the coding sequence ATGGCCGAGCAGAAATCACAATGGCGCGATGACGGCGTGCGAATCGTCCGCAGCCATCAGCTCGACACGAACACGCCGCAAACGCCGGGGATGACGCGGGCCGCAGCGATTAATCGCGCGATGGCGGGAGCGAACAAGCTGTGGGCGGGCAGCGTCGAAATTCATCCCAACGCCAAGACCGCGCCGCATCACCATGGAGCGCTGGAAACCGTCATCTATATCATCAGCGGCAGAGCGAGGATGAGGTGGGGTGAGAAGTTGGAGTTTGTCGCCGACGCCGGGGCGGGGGATTTTATTTTCGTCCCGCCGTTCGTTCCGCATCAGGAGATCAACGCGCTGACCGATGAGCCCCTCATGTGCGTCGTCGTGCGCAGCGACCAGGAGCCGGTCGTCGTGAATCTAGATATCGCTGCTGTGGAAAAGCCGGAAGAGGTGTACTGGATCGATCCGGGGCACTCGAAACCGTGA
- a CDS encoding xanthine dehydrogenase family protein molybdopterin-binding subunit, with translation MASVIDKHVVGVPAPRVEGEQKVTGRAVYAVDVVLPGMLWVKVLRSPVPHARIKKIAIEKARELPGVRAVITGRDISGAKIGKKIIDMPVLAEDVVRFVGEKVAAVAAETEDIAAQAIDLIEVEYEDLPAVLDPLQAMMASAPILHPDVGRYSGLVHPLERASNVMVHLQWKKGDATEGFEQSDFVIENVFSTARVHQAYIEPHSCVVQAHEDGDADIWASTKSPYNLRDQLANAFGTSPQKLVVHPCYIGGDFGGKGDHNDAALCYALSAKSGRPVKFVMDYSEELAAGNPRHAATIRIKTGVKKDGALVAQHTAFIFDSGAYASFRPQGFLVGAHDSAGPYRIPHVLIEENYVYTNRVPCGYMRAPGHTQGFFATESQMDLVAKKLGLDPVEFRLKNLMRDGDISPTGETIEHIRAEETLKRALKDSGYSGTKTKSVGRGCAVAQWVSKGGESYAYVKVAADGAVTLSAAVMDVGSGAYTVMRQIVAEELKVPLEFVGVESLDTTKVLKDTGVRGSSSTRVHGSAAYEAAKNARDAIVRSAVGLMGAPPQDLILHAGAVIHARAERRMTFAEIVKAKGSPIVAEGHYQNMKDGPEASMVAQVAEVEVDRETGAVKIRRLSTAHNTGTIVNPLSHQGQIDGGIVMGMGQARMEEVAIDEGGKVATANLGEYKIPTIQDIPPLQTTVIQSAAGSGPYHSMSIGETAIMPTAAAIANAVEDAVGVRIKSLPITAEKVLEALKGR, from the coding sequence ATGGCCTCAGTGATCGATAAACACGTCGTGGGAGTTCCCGCTCCACGGGTCGAAGGGGAGCAGAAGGTCACGGGCCGGGCGGTGTATGCCGTCGACGTCGTCTTGCCGGGCATGCTTTGGGTCAAGGTCCTGCGCAGTCCCGTGCCCCACGCGCGGATCAAAAAAATCGCTATCGAGAAGGCGCGCGAGCTTCCCGGGGTTCGCGCGGTCATCACCGGCAGAGATATTTCGGGCGCGAAGATCGGCAAGAAAATCATTGACATGCCGGTTCTGGCGGAGGACGTCGTCCGATTCGTCGGCGAGAAGGTGGCCGCCGTCGCGGCGGAAACAGAAGACATCGCCGCGCAGGCGATCGATCTCATCGAAGTCGAATACGAGGACCTGCCTGCGGTTCTGGACCCGCTCCAGGCGATGATGGCGAGCGCGCCGATCCTTCACCCGGACGTGGGCCGTTACAGCGGTCTCGTCCACCCGCTGGAACGGGCCAGCAACGTGATGGTCCATTTGCAATGGAAAAAGGGCGACGCAACGGAAGGGTTCGAGCAGTCCGATTTCGTCATCGAAAATGTTTTTTCCACTGCGCGAGTCCATCAGGCCTACATCGAACCGCACTCGTGCGTGGTTCAGGCGCATGAAGACGGGGACGCCGACATATGGGCCTCGACGAAAAGCCCGTACAATCTAAGAGACCAACTGGCGAATGCGTTCGGGACCTCGCCGCAAAAGCTCGTCGTCCATCCTTGTTATATCGGCGGTGACTTCGGCGGCAAAGGCGACCACAACGACGCCGCGCTCTGCTACGCGCTGTCGGCGAAGAGCGGCCGTCCGGTGAAATTCGTGATGGATTACAGCGAAGAGCTTGCCGCGGGCAATCCGCGGCACGCGGCGACGATCCGGATCAAGACAGGCGTGAAGAAAGACGGCGCTCTCGTCGCCCAGCATACCGCTTTTATTTTCGACAGCGGCGCGTACGCATCGTTCCGGCCGCAGGGTTTTCTCGTCGGCGCGCACGACAGCGCCGGACCATACCGGATCCCGCACGTGTTGATCGAGGAGAATTACGTTTACACGAACCGCGTGCCGTGCGGCTACATGCGCGCGCCGGGTCACACGCAGGGCTTTTTCGCCACCGAAAGCCAGATGGATCTCGTCGCCAAGAAGCTGGGGCTCGACCCGGTGGAGTTTCGGCTCAAGAATCTTATGCGCGACGGCGATATCTCGCCCACGGGCGAGACGATCGAGCACATCAGGGCCGAAGAAACTCTCAAACGAGCGCTGAAAGATTCGGGCTACTCGGGAACGAAGACGAAAAGCGTCGGGCGCGGCTGCGCCGTCGCGCAGTGGGTATCCAAAGGCGGCGAATCGTACGCCTATGTGAAGGTCGCTGCAGACGGCGCGGTCACCTTGTCCGCCGCGGTGATGGACGTCGGCTCGGGCGCCTATACGGTCATGCGCCAGATCGTCGCCGAAGAGCTCAAGGTGCCGCTGGAATTCGTGGGGGTCGAGTCGCTGGACACGACGAAAGTGCTCAAAGACACCGGCGTGCGCGGCAGCAGCAGCACGAGAGTCCACGGCAGCGCGGCTTACGAGGCGGCGAAGAACGCGCGCGATGCGATCGTCCGATCGGCCGTGGGACTGATGGGCGCGCCACCGCAGGACCTCATCCTCCACGCCGGCGCCGTGATTCATGCGCGCGCCGAGCGGAGGATGACCTTTGCCGAGATCGTGAAGGCGAAGGGCTCACCGATCGTCGCCGAAGGCCATTATCAAAACATGAAGGACGGGCCGGAGGCCTCAATGGTCGCGCAGGTCGCCGAGGTCGAAGTGGACCGGGAAACCGGCGCGGTAAAAATCCGTCGGCTCTCTACGGCCCATAATACCGGAACGATCGTGAATCCCCTCAGCCATCAGGGACAAATCGACGGCGGCATCGTCATGGGCATGGGCCAGGCGCGCATGGAAGAAGTGGCGATCGACGAAGGCGGCAAGGTCGCGACGGCCAACCTCGGCGAATATAAAATCCCCACGATTCAAGACATCCCGCCGCTCCAGACTACCGTCATCCAGTCCGCCGCCGGCAGCGGACCGTACCACAGCATGAGCATCGGCGAGACCGCCATCATGCCCACCGCGGCGGCGATCGCCAACGCCGTCGAAGACGCCGTCGGGGTACGGATCAAATCGCTCCCGATCACGGCGGAGAAAGTTCTGGAAGCGTTAAAGGGGCGCTGA
- a CDS encoding VWA domain-containing protein: MRKIRYSRWDRSNGDALDADSVFEQLNENMSDTGDLQQAMRRLMQRGLKQGEKRAPGLEDLLSQVAREMRRIYEQYRIQSALDEVKEELQSIVEDERRTLDELGEKPETEEKKKFLDRLPAKSSDAVEKLSDYEFENPEAGERFQELLSRLDQIRRLENSIRREGNLFRGQTPLDFKEAQETLDRLEELRRLESQLSSMRPDQVELDLLQKLLGNDAARDLEGVARLESTLEDEGYVVSRGDHFELTPRGVRRIGQLALRDIFEQLRRDAFGRHAVRKRGSQELLTEESRRYAQGDSLHLNIIQTLKNALLNEGGLPVRLRPSDFMVYETEHSTRAATVLLLDMSWSMSWDGRFAAAKKVALAMDSLMRSLHPRDYFGIVGFFTRAVELKAKDLPEATWNMGDPFTNLQDGLHLAAEMLDRRPSQNQQMIIITDGQPTAYCRQGRLYCEWPLSFGGISQRAAEETLREAERVTRRGIKINTFMLDDSPVLKDFVDALTRINRGRAFYTRPDRLGEYLLVDYVSRRKKKI, from the coding sequence ATGCGTAAGATCCGCTACAGCCGCTGGGACCGTTCGAACGGAGACGCGCTCGACGCCGACAGCGTCTTCGAGCAGCTCAACGAAAATATGAGCGACACCGGGGACCTGCAGCAGGCGATGCGCCGCCTGATGCAGCGCGGCCTCAAGCAGGGCGAGAAGCGCGCGCCCGGCCTGGAAGATCTGCTTTCGCAGGTGGCGCGCGAGATGCGGCGGATTTACGAGCAATACCGGATTCAGTCGGCGCTGGACGAGGTGAAGGAGGAGCTCCAGTCGATCGTCGAGGACGAGCGGCGGACGCTGGATGAGCTCGGCGAAAAACCGGAGACGGAAGAAAAGAAAAAATTCCTCGACCGCTTGCCGGCGAAATCGAGCGACGCCGTAGAAAAGCTCTCCGACTATGAATTTGAAAATCCCGAGGCCGGCGAGAGATTTCAGGAGCTGCTCTCCCGGCTGGATCAGATCCGGCGGCTCGAAAACTCGATCCGACGAGAGGGGAATCTCTTCCGCGGGCAGACGCCGCTGGATTTCAAAGAAGCGCAAGAGACTCTCGACCGGCTGGAGGAGCTGCGCCGTCTGGAATCGCAGCTTTCGAGCATGCGGCCGGATCAGGTGGAATTGGATCTGCTGCAAAAGCTGCTGGGGAACGACGCGGCGCGCGATCTCGAAGGCGTCGCCCGTCTCGAGTCCACGCTCGAAGATGAAGGCTACGTCGTCAGCCGCGGCGACCACTTCGAGCTCACGCCGCGCGGCGTCCGGAGAATCGGTCAGCTGGCGCTCAGGGACATCTTCGAGCAGCTTCGCCGCGACGCTTTCGGGCGGCACGCGGTGCGCAAGCGCGGCTCGCAGGAGCTCTTGACCGAAGAGAGCCGGCGCTACGCTCAGGGCGACTCGCTTCACCTCAACATCATCCAGACCTTGAAGAACGCGCTGCTGAACGAAGGCGGCTTGCCCGTCCGGCTTCGTCCCAGCGATTTCATGGTCTATGAAACGGAACATTCGACGCGGGCGGCCACCGTGCTCCTGCTCGACATGAGCTGGTCGATGAGCTGGGACGGGCGCTTCGCCGCGGCCAAGAAAGTGGCGCTGGCGATGGACAGCCTGATGCGCTCGCTGCATCCGCGCGACTACTTCGGCATCGTCGGCTTTTTCACCCGCGCCGTCGAGCTCAAGGCGAAAGATCTTCCCGAAGCGACGTGGAACATGGGCGATCCCTTTACCAACCTTCAAGACGGACTCCATCTCGCCGCGGAGATGCTCGACCGGCGGCCGAGCCAAAACCAGCAGATGATCATCATCACGGACGGCCAGCCCACCGCCTATTGCCGCCAGGGCCGCCTCTATTGCGAGTGGCCGCTCAGCTTCGGCGGCATCAGCCAGCGCGCGGCCGAAGAGACCCTGCGCGAGGCCGAGCGCGTCACCCGCCGCGGCATCAAGATCAATACCTTCATGCTCGACGACAGTCCGGTGCTCAAAGACTTCGTCGACGCCCTCACCCGCATCAATCGCGGCCGCGCCTTCTACACGCGGCCGGACCGGCTCGGTGAATATCTCCTCGTCGATTACGTTTCTCGCAGAAAAAAGAAGATCTGA
- a CDS encoding magnesium chelatase, with protein MNEARTLGELRKSGQRVLTVREEMRKNLVAYLQSAQRILPGIVGYDETVIPDIENAILSGHHMVFLGERGQAKSRIIRGLVSLLDERIPIVQGCEISDNPFQPICRACRRKLEEQGDALAIEWIGRDHRYGEKLATPDVSIADLIGEIDPIKVAEGRYLADEETIHYGLIPRTNRGVFAINELPDLTEKVQVGLFNLMEEKDVQIKGYKIRLPLDVVIVASANPEDYTSRGRIITPLKDRFDVQIRTHYPQTIQDEMAIMEQESAPMSDRSQTVRVPQFIKEILGHMTFEARKSNEINQSSGVSVRVTINNYESLISNAEKRALRLKETEVVPRVSDMHSILASTSGKIEMEYVGEDKREDDLVEKLVNRAILKVFDQYFTVNSLQKVVDYFNSGWGVEVSDAMPSQDYLEGIKEIPGLKEAIRTLGPMESPALMASATEFVLEGLHLHQKLNKEMEGGRITYGK; from the coding sequence GTGAACGAGGCAAGAACTTTAGGCGAACTTAGAAAAAGCGGGCAACGGGTCCTCACGGTGCGGGAGGAGATGCGTAAAAACCTGGTGGCGTATCTTCAGAGCGCCCAGCGCATTCTGCCGGGCATCGTTGGTTACGACGAGACCGTCATCCCCGACATCGAGAACGCGATTCTGTCGGGGCACCACATGGTTTTCCTGGGCGAGCGCGGCCAGGCCAAGTCGCGGATCATCCGCGGATTGGTCTCGCTCCTGGACGAACGGATCCCGATCGTTCAGGGATGCGAGATCAGCGACAATCCCTTTCAGCCGATCTGCCGCGCCTGCCGGAGAAAGCTGGAGGAGCAGGGAGACGCGCTCGCCATCGAATGGATCGGCAGAGACCATCGATACGGCGAAAAACTCGCGACGCCGGACGTCTCCATCGCCGACCTGATCGGCGAGATCGATCCGATCAAAGTCGCCGAGGGACGCTATCTGGCCGATGAAGAGACGATCCACTACGGTCTGATCCCGCGCACCAACCGCGGCGTCTTCGCCATCAACGAGTTGCCCGACCTCACCGAAAAGGTTCAGGTGGGTCTCTTCAATCTGATGGAAGAGAAGGACGTTCAGATCAAGGGATACAAAATCCGTCTGCCGCTCGACGTCGTGATCGTGGCCAGCGCCAACCCGGAAGACTACACCAGCCGCGGGAGAATCATCACGCCTCTGAAGGACCGCTTCGACGTCCAGATTCGCACGCACTATCCGCAGACCATTCAGGACGAGATGGCCATCATGGAGCAGGAGTCCGCTCCGATGAGCGACCGGAGCCAGACGGTGCGCGTGCCGCAATTCATCAAGGAGATTCTCGGACATATGACGTTCGAGGCGCGGAAGTCGAACGAGATCAACCAATCGTCGGGGGTGAGCGTGCGCGTAACGATCAACAATTACGAGAGCTTGATCAGCAACGCGGAGAAAAGAGCGCTGCGCCTCAAAGAGACGGAAGTCGTGCCGCGCGTCAGCGATATGCACTCGATCCTGGCCTCCACCAGCGGGAAGATCGAGATGGAATACGTCGGCGAGGACAAAAGGGAAGACGATCTGGTCGAGAAGCTCGTCAATCGCGCTATCTTAAAAGTCTTCGATCAATACTTCACGGTCAACTCGCTGCAGAAAGTCGTCGATTACTTCAACTCGGGTTGGGGCGTGGAGGTCTCCGACGCGATGCCTTCGCAGGACTACCTCGAGGGCATCAAAGAGATCCCCGGCCTCAAAGAAGCGATTCGCACGCTCGGGCCGATGGAATCTCCCGCGCTGATGGCGTCGGCGACCGAGTTCGTTCTCGAAGGGCTTCATTTGCACCAGAAGCTGAACAAAGAGATGGAGGGCGGAAGGATCACGTACGGAAAGTAA
- a CDS encoding LapA family protein has product MVKVLKTIFLALLFILGITFSMQNTGWVVLRYYFGLETPPLPLFLLVMFSILLGVVLAGAGFLIDQWSLRRALREKERQVASLENELRPYREQTKSMKAEG; this is encoded by the coding sequence GTGGTTAAGGTTCTGAAGACGATTTTTCTGGCGCTGCTTTTCATTCTCGGCATCACGTTTTCCATGCAGAACACGGGATGGGTCGTGCTCAGATATTATTTCGGTCTGGAGACGCCGCCGCTGCCGTTGTTCTTGCTGGTGATGTTTTCGATCCTGCTCGGGGTGGTTCTCGCGGGGGCGGGCTTCCTGATCGATCAGTGGTCGCTCAGGCGCGCGCTGCGCGAAAAGGAGCGGCAGGTCGCGTCGCTGGAAAATGAATTGCGACCGTACAGGGAACAAACAAAAAGCATGAAAGCTGAGGGATGA
- a CDS encoding HIT domain-containing protein has product MRALWAPWRMAYIEEGKTPGCIFCDRPREKDLRSALILAETAHSVVMLNKYPYNSGHVLLAPKRHENQLSSLPQEEYRDLSETLRLSVEILRQAYQPGGFNLGMNLGKCAGAGVEDHLHWHVVPRWEGDTNFMPVLGEAKIISQHLLDSYDRLSPLFQNAMAADRG; this is encoded by the coding sequence ATGAGGGCGCTCTGGGCCCCCTGGCGAATGGCCTATATCGAAGAGGGAAAAACTCCCGGATGCATTTTCTGTGACCGACCTAGAGAGAAGGACCTCCGCTCCGCCTTGATTCTCGCTGAAACCGCCCACTCGGTGGTCATGTTGAACAAATACCCGTATAATAGCGGCCATGTTCTGCTGGCGCCGAAGCGGCATGAAAACCAGCTCTCGTCCCTGCCTCAAGAAGAATACCGGGACCTCTCCGAGACGCTGCGTCTGTCGGTCGAGATTCTTCGGCAAGCGTATCAGCCGGGAGGGTTTAATCTGGGAATGAATCTCGGCAAATGCGCCGGCGCGGGCGTCGAGGACCATCTTCATTGGCACGTGGTGCCGCGCTGGGAGGGGGACACCAATTTTATGCCGGTCCTCGGCGAGGCCAAAATCATCTCGCAGCATCTCCTCGACAGCTATGACCGGCTGAGTCCTCTATTCCAAAACGCGATGGCTGCCGACCGTGGTTAA